CAACGGTTCGCACGCCCACACTGATTCGGACCAGGTTCCGTTTCCGCTGTTGATCACTGCACGATCCGAAGATGCCCTCCGTCAACGAGCCAACGATTTCCGCGCATTCCTTGCGGACTCGGCGAACGGTTCGTTGGCCGATATCTCTTACACGTCGCAAATGCGGCGGTCGCATTATTCGCACCGTCTTGGTTTGGTGGCACAGAACGCCGACGAGGCCCGTGAAACCTTGACCGCGTTTCTGGATGACGAAACCCGCCCGAACATGCACACGGCGGAAGCGAAGAAAGATGAACAAGGGTTGGTGTTCGTCTTCTGTGGACAAGGCCCGCAAGCCGCTCAAATGGGCATGGACTTGTACCGTCGCGAACCCGTGTTCCGAGCGGCGATGGACGAAATCGACACGCTGCTCAAAGACGTGGTCGATTGGTCATTGATCGAGGAACTCTCGAAGGACAACGAATCCAGCCAAATCCATCTCACATCGGTGGCTCAACCGGCGTTGTTTGCGATTCACGTCGGTTTGGCTCGATTGTGGGAATCGTGGGGCGTGAATCCGGCGGCCGTTGTCGGACACAGTGTCGGTGAGATTGCGGCGGCTCATGTGGCCGGTTTGGTCTCGCTCGAAGACGCCGTGAAGATCATTGGCTACCGGGGAATTTCGCTGCAAGAACACGCCCTGCCCGGTCAGATGCTTGCCGCCGGCCTCAACGAAGCCGACGCGCGCCGTTTGATTGCCGAGTTTGAGCCGAAGGTGTGCGTGGCCGCCATCAACAGCCCGGACATGGTCACACTCGCCGGTGAAGCCGAAGCGTTGGAAGCCGTCGGCAAGGAACTCGATGCCCGCGATATTTGGTGGAAAGCGTTGCGGGTGAAGCACGCGTTTCACAGTCACCTGGTGGCTCCCGCGGAAGAATCGTTCATGTCCGCGATCGGCAGAATCAACAACTCCGCCCGCACCTGCGAGATGGTCTGCACCGTCACGGGCGAGAAAGTCGGTCTGGAAGGGCTTTCCGCCGATTACTGGTGGGACAACATCCGTCAGCCGGTCCGCTTCGCTCCGGCGATCGAAACCCTGCAAGACATGGGCTATTCGAACTTCCTCGAAATCGGACCGCATCCAGTTTTGGGTGCGTCGATCAAACAATGCCGCAAGTCGGACGGCCCGAAGCCAACGGTATTTGCATCGCTTGTCCGCAAGGAAGACGACCAGAAAACCATTCGCGGAACATTTGTCGGACTGCAAACGCACGGTCTCACGGTCGATCCGTCTGCGTTCTTCCCGACGGGTGGAAACGTCGTGAATCTTCCGCGTCATCCGTGGTTGCACGAACGCTTCTGGCATGAAAGTGCCGACTCTCGACAATCGCGGTTGCGTCCCGATTACCATCCGTTGCTCGGTCAAGCCGCGACGGCTGCTGAACACGAATGGCACAACTCGCTCGATGTGTCGGTCTATACGTGGTTGCCCGATCACAAAGCCGGTGGCCAAGTGATTTTCCCGGCGGCCGGTTTTGTGGAAATGTTCCTCGCAGCGGCGTTGCGGGCGGAGAAATCCGAATCCGTCACAATCGACGATGTGGACATGCTGCGAGCGTTGTTCCTGCCGAACGAAGCGGCTCCGCTCACGCAAGTTTCCGCCGACCCAAACGCGGGCACGCTGTTCATGGCGAGCCGGATGAACGAATCCGACGAAGCATGGATGAAACACACCCAAGCCATGTACCGTCCGATGCCGAAACTCGAACCGAGTCCACTCGACATCGACGCCTGGAAAGCGAATGCCGAACCCGCATCCGCCGAGGCATTCTACGAGACATTCCGCCAGATCGACCTGGAATACGGACCGACTTTCCAAGGTGTGAAAGAATTGCACCGCACGGGGCAATCGGCACTTGGTCGCATCGAACTCGATGAATCCTTGATGGACCGGGCGAACTTGTACCATGTGCATCCGTCGTTGCTGGATGCGTGTTTCCAAGTGCTGCTCGAAGCGATTCCGCCGGAAGAACGAGCCGACGACCGTATGTTCCTGCCGGAACGAATCGGCCGCGTGCACTTCCATCAATCGCCCGGCACGGCTGCGTACAGTGAAGTCAAACTGACGAGCTCATCCGCGATGCAAGTCACGGGTGACATTCGCATCTTCACCATCGACGGACAACCCGCGATCGATATTCTCGATTTCCGTTGTCGTGGTGTGATTTCGCAACGCGAACGGGAACGCAACGAGATTGGTCCGTGTTTGCACCAAACTCGTTGGTATCACGCGCCGCTTCCGGGATCGTCGGTCGTGGCGGAACCGCTGGCCGAAACCAAATCGCTCACGGACCTTGTCGAATCCGCCGAGAACGTAGCCGCAAACACTTGGCACGACGTGCCCGCCACAATCATCGGTGACAGCGTTGCCGCTCAGGATCGTGTGGCCACACCGTATTTCCTGAACGCTTTGCAGCAGATGGGAATTGATCTCAAAGCCGGTGAGTCGGTCGATTCGCAAGCGTTGGTCGATTCCGGCAAACTCATCGAGAAACATCGGCCGCTGTTCGAGCGGTGCTTGGATCGCTTGGTCGAATCGGGTGAGTTCACGAAGACAGACGGTGCCTGGCAGGTCGCGAACAATCTTCCCGAACCAGACGTCAACGCCGCCTGGTTGGACGCACTCGCGGAACTGCCCGAACTCTATCCGCATTTGCGGTTGATCGAAGTTTGCGGCGAAGACTTGGCAGGTGTGTTCTCCGGTGAAGTCGATCCGTTGAAGTTGTTGTTCTCCGAAGAATCAGTCGGACTGCTCGAACAAGTTTACCGCGATCAATACTGGACTCGTTACGGCAACACGTTCATTCAACGAATCGCGGTCGAACTGCGAAATCGGTTGCCGGAATCACGACCGCTTCGCATTCTGGAAGTCGGTGCTGGCACAGGCGGAACGACGGCATACATGCTGCCGGTGCTGCCGGACAATCAAACCGAATACTGGTTTACCGATCTCTCGCCGTACTTCTTGCAACGAGCCGAGGACCAATTCCGCAATTCGGATTGCGTGCGTTATGCGAAGTTCGATTTGGAACGCGACCCCGCCGAGCAGGATCTGCCGACCGGTTGTTTCGACATCGTCATCGCCGCCGACGCGATTCACGGTGTGACGGACTTGAAAGCGGCTCTCGGACGATGTTCGAGCTTGCTCGTCGATGGCGGGTTGCTCGTGCTGCGAGAACTCACGCAAACGCGGATGGCCTTCGATTTGGTCTTTGGTTTGACGGACGGTTGGTGGAATTATCAGCAAGACCCCGCCCGTGAACACAGCCCATTGTTGACCACATCCGAGTGGAGTGAAATCCTCTCGGAAACCGGTTGGGAATCGCCCACGTTGCCCGCAACCTGCAACGAAACCGGCGAACATGCCGCCGTGATTGTCGCTCGGCAGCCGAACCGGTCGGAAACCAAATTGCCGAAAGTGTTCATCGCCGACAAACCACCAAAGGAACCGAACTGGTTGATCTTTGGTGACGGTGGAGCCGCTGGGCATACGCTCGTTGACCAACTTCGTCACGCGGGTCGTCGTTGTGTGACCGTGCGGGATGGCGAAGAATTCGACTTGTTGGATTCCGATGAATTCCAAATCAACTCCGCGAACTACGATGATTTCGTGCAACTCAAGTCGGCGATCGGCTTCCGAGGCGGTGATTGGAGCATCGTCCATCTGACCGCTAGCGACACCGACTCCGCCGAGATCACCATGAGCGGACTGGAATCGATTGACGATCGTTCCACGCATTCGTTGATGCATCTCTTGCAGGTATTCGCCGCTGACGAGAAGCAATCGCCGCGACGGTTGCTGCTGGTCACACGGGGTGCCCGCGATGTGGGAGTTTCGACCGAAGCAACGGGTCCGTTGCAAGGCGGATTGGTCGGATTGGGCCGCTCGGCGGCTTCGGAATATCGACACATTGCCATTCGGCAAATCGATCTCGACCCGCTGAAGGGCGACGAAAACACGCTGTGGGCGGAACTTTGTGCGGACGATCCGCAATCGGAAGTTGCTTGGCGTGGAGCACACCGATTGGTGCCGCGAATGGAGCAAATCGATCCACGAACCGAGACAATCGCCGCGGACTCTGCCAACGAAGTTCCCTTCCGATTGCACGTCGCTCGGCCCGGCGATCTCGGCAGCTTGGAGTTGTTGGAGACGCATCCGGCACCGCCCGGACCAGACGAAATCCAGATGGATGTGCACTTTGTCGCGCTCAACTTCCGCGACATTCTGCGGGCACTCGGTCGGTTCCCGGCTGACGATTTGGCTCAGATCGAACCGGGCGACGAATGCAGTGGGATCGTGCGGAGCGTGGGAGCGAACGTCACGCACGTTCAACCTGGTGATCGTATCATCGCCTGCACTGCGGGAAGTTTCCGATCCGTGCTGACCGTGGCCGGTGCTCGGGTAACGAAAGTGCCGGATCACCTCAGTTTGTCCGCAGCGGTTTCGATGCCGGTGGCCTACATCACCGTCGATCACGCGTTGCGAAACGTTGGACGGATGCAAAAAGGTGAATCGGTGTTGATTCACTCGGCGGCTGGTGGTGTTGGGATGGCGGCGATGCACATTGCCCGGCGTCTCGGTTTAGACATCTACGCGACCGCTGGGACCGATCCTAAACGAAAACTGCTGCCGAAGTACGGTGTGAAGCGGATCATGAATTCGCGGTCACTCGACTTCTACGACGAAACCCTCGCAGCGACCGACGGACGCGGTGTGGATGCCGTGTTGAACTCGCTTGCCGGAAAAGCGATGGTGCGAAGTTTGTCGTGTCTTGCACCGTACGGTCGATTCCTCGAACTCGGTAAGCGGGACTTCTTCGAGAACACCCGCGTGGGCTTGTGGCCGTTCCGTCGGAACGTGGCGTATCATGCGGTCGACTTGTCCGCGATGATGGGCAGCGATCCGGCATCCGGCATGTCGTTGCTGAGTGGTCTGTTCGCCGAAAGTGCGGACGGAAACCTCGCACCGCTGCCGACACGGGTGTTGCCGGTGGCCCGGGTGCAGGAAGCCTTCCGGCTCATGGGACAAGGTGTGCACATCGGGAAAGTTGTGCTCGACCTCACGCAACACTGGGGGCAAATTCGCCGAACGGAAACGAAACCGGCGGTCCGGTCCGATGCCACATACCTCGTGACGGGTGCTTTCGGAGGAGCCGGTCAGGAAGTTGCGAAGTGGTTGGTCGATCACGGTGCGAAACACTTGTTGCTCGTGAGTCGTAGCGGTCCGAAAACGGATGCCGCGAAGGCGTTCGTGGCCGATCTCGAATCGCGAGATGTCACCGTGCGAGCCGAGTGCTGCGACATCACCGACGAAACCCGCATGGCGGAAGTGTTGAAGGAAACGCAAGCCACAATGCCGCCCATCGGTGGCGTATTGCACTTGGCCATGGTCATCGACGACGCCGTGATCAGCGATCTGAACACCGATCGCTTCAAGACCGTCACACGGCCGAAGTCGCATGCGGCTTGGGTGCTGCATCGTCTCACGAAGGACATGCCGCTCGATATGTTCGTGCTGTTCAGTTCGGTCAGTGCGGCGGTTGGGAACTTTGGCCAAGGCAACTACGCGGCGGCGAACTTCTCGTTGGAAGCACTTGCCGACCATCGGCGTCGTCTCGGTTTGCCCGCGACGGCCATCGGTTGGGGTGTGCTGGGTGAAGTCGGGTATGTGGCCGAACGGGAAGATCTGGGCGATTCGCTCGCGAAACTCGGGTTCACCGCGATGTCTGTCGATGACATCCGCAAAACACTCGACGTGACCATTCCGGCAGCGAATTCCTCGTTCGTTTCCGTGCGAGCCGATTGGCAAACCCTCGCCGGACGATTCCGCAACCTGAAACAAACGCCAGGGCTGCTAACCAACCTCCTCGCCAACCAAAGTGAATCCGGCGACGGTGACGCATCGCAGGGAGTACGGGAATCCATCGTTTCTGCCGAACCCAAAGAACGCCCCGCGAAAATGCGGGAGTTCGTTCGCGGCCGTGTCGGTCGTGTGCTGGGTATGTCGCCGGGCAAGTTGGCGTTGGATCGGCCGATTTCCGAAATGGGTCTGGATTCGCTGATGGGCGTCGAACTGGCAAGCATCATTGAATCCGATTTGGGCGTCGCCGTGCCGATGAGTGCGTTGTCCAAAGACATGACGATCGAACGACTCGCCGTGACGTTGTTGCAATCGCTGCTCGGAACGTCGGAAGAAATCGTCGAAGACGAATCGACACCGCAAGCTGCTCAAGATTCCCCGCTGATTCCGCTTCGGAAGGGCACCGGCGGAGCGTCGCCGTTGTTCGTCTTCCATCCAGCGGGTGGCGAGCTGCGAATTTATGACGACTTGCTGCCACAATTGAGCGACGAATACACTGTGTTCGGTCTGCAAGCCACGGAAGTGGCGGATGGCGAAACGACGGAAACTCTCGCTCGGCAATACGCGGACGCCATCGTTCAAGAACACGCCGACGGCCCAGTGCGGTTGTTCGGGTTCTCGATGGGTGGTTTGTTGGCGGCTCGCACGGCACTTCGGCTGGAAGAGATGGGACGAACCGTGGACTTCCTCGGCATCGTGGAATCGAACCCCGCCGATCTCGACTCCACCGAGAAGAAGGAACGCCAACTTCAGAAGTTCCTGGTGGAAACTTACGAGTTGATCCGACAAGAAACGGGCTTCCTGGTCGAACTCGAAGCCGATCGTCTCGAACGCGAAACGGCGGAAGTCGCTGCTCACTTCAGTTCCGATGCAGTCTTGAGTTGGTTGCTCGATGGCGGACACCTCAGTGCGGGTGTGCCCGAGGAATTGGTCGGTGAGTATCTCCGACGAATCGGCTTGCACCTGGAAATGATGAGCGACGACCCCGGCACACCGCAGTCCCCGCTTTCCGTGCCGCTGCACTTGTGGAGCGCGACCAACGGGCTCGGTGCCGCGGAAAGCAGTTGGAGTCGTTGGACGAATCAAGACTGCGTGCACACGGAATTGGAAGCCGAGCACTTCTCGATCATGTTCCCACCGCAAGTTTCGGAATTGGCATCGCAATTGGATGCTGCCCTCGCACCGGCGGATTCGGAAACCGCGTTCGCCGCAGCCGGAACGACTCGTCGAGGAAATCGGTCATGACCTCCTGGGAATGGGGTTTGGTCATCCTGCTGGCGGTTTCGGCCGTTCAGCAGGCCGCCGCGACGGTGCTGTTTTGGTTCCGCTCGCGTCCTCGACCGACCCCGCAGCCAGAACCGAGTTCTCTGCCACCAGTCGCCGTCTTGCTGCCGATCCGCGGTATCGACGACCGATTACGGGAGACAATCCGTGGGTTGAAGAATCAAGATTATCCGTCGGTTTCCGTACGGATCATCTTGGACGATCCCGATGGAACTGCCGAACCACTTTTGCGAGATGAACTCCAAGACGCGGCGAACTTCGACATTCAACCGCTCGTCACGCGACTCACGACTTGCGGACTTAAGAACAGCGCGGTCTTGCAGGCGATGGAAACATTGCCCGCCGAGTGTGAAGTTGTCGCGTTCATTGATTCCGATGTCGTCCCGCATGAAACGTGGCTGAGCGAATTGGTCGCGCCGTTGGCAAGCGATCAGGCCGACTGCACGTACGGTTGCCGCTGGTACACAGTGCCCGATCGCCGATTGGGCACCGTATGGCGTTACGTGTGGTGTGCGGCGTCGATTGTGAGTAGCACCGTTCGCAACTTGCCGTGGGGTGGATCGCTAGCGGTTCGGCGGGCGATTCTCGATGAACCGGAACTCCGCGAGCGTTGGAAGCACGCCGGCTGCGAGGATTTGCCACTCAGTTCCCATCTCCGTCGAACGAAACGCAAACTGCAATGCGTCACCCGATTGGTGATGGTTGAGTCATCGAGTTGTTCGCTGGAGAGTTACCGCACGTTCGTCACGCGACAGATGTTGTGGGTTCGGTTGTACCGCCCCGATGCCTTTTGGCCTGCGAGCGTCATTTACGTGGGGACGACAATCAGCCTCTGGGGCCTCACCATCGCTGCATTCCTGCGAATGACGCAAGCCAACTGGACCATATTGGGGCAGCTTCTCGGTGTGCTGGCGATCTATCTGGGATTGGCGTTCGGCTTGTTGCTGCTGATCGAAAAGCGGGTTCGCGGTTTGCTTGCCCATCGCAAGACGCTCGCAAGATCGTTCGGAATTCCAAGCCGATTGCTGATGCTCGCGGCATCGTGGTTGACGCCCGAACTGATTTTTCAGGCCATCGTCAAACGACGGATCGTGTGGCGGGGCGTGACGTACGACGTTCGGAAACCGTATGGCGTGCAGCGACTGACTCGCGATGCCAACGACACGACCGAAGAAACGACGCAGCCGATGATGTCGCGGTGAACCGGAAGTGAGACCATGTCAACGTTTGACCGTTCCTCACCACATCCGTTGTCGTTGATCGGATGCCGCACGTTCGCCAAGCTCGTTCGCACGTACGGAGTCGATCGGGAGTACCGCGGCTTGGCGACGAAACTCGCCGCCACCTGCACGGTCGGTATTCCGTTTCGACGACTCGACGATCTGCGATCCTCTCGAAAGGTCAAGCGGATCGGCTTGCCGAAGTCACCGGTGTTCATCATCGGTCATTGGCGAAGCGGCACGACGCATCTGCACAACCTCATGACCTGCGATCCGCAATTCGCATACGTGAAAGCGTTTCACTGCGTGGCGGCTCAGAGTTTCCTCGGAGCGCGTGGTTTGGTGTATCGCAGTTTGGCGAAACGAATGCCGTCGGAACGCCCGATGGATTCCGTCCGCTTCGGTTTGGAGGAAGCGCAGGAAGAAGAGTTCGCGATGTCGCGGATCAGCGAAATGTCGTTCCTGCATGCGTACTATTTTCCGAAGAAGCTCGAACAGATTTTTCGGAATTGGGTGCTATTTGAGGACATCACCGAGAAACAACACGACCGCTGGAAACGCACCTACGGTTGGTTTCTTCGCCGCGTGATTGCCGACCAGGGACCGAAACCGCTGTGCCTCAAAAGCCCGCCGCACGCCGCTCGCATTCCGACGCTCTTGGAAATGTTTCCGGACGCGAAATTCATTCACATCTACCGCAATCCGTATGTGGTGCAGCAGTCGAACAACAATTTGTGGCGGAAGTTTCTTGACGCGTTTGCACTTCACAATGTGGAGCGGGAAGACATCGAAGACCAAAACTTCGGCGTCTACACCCGCTTGCACGAACGACTCTACAACGACATCGACCGCATTCCCCCAGGGCAATTTGCGGAAGTTCGGTTTGAAGATGTCGAGCAAAACCCGGTCGGTGAAGTCGCCCGACTCTACACGGAACTCGCCCTGCCC
This region of Thalassoroseus pseudoceratinae genomic DNA includes:
- a CDS encoding sulfotransferase family protein; the encoded protein is MSTFDRSSPHPLSLIGCRTFAKLVRTYGVDREYRGLATKLAATCTVGIPFRRLDDLRSSRKVKRIGLPKSPVFIIGHWRSGTTHLHNLMTCDPQFAYVKAFHCVAAQSFLGARGLVYRSLAKRMPSERPMDSVRFGLEEAQEEEFAMSRISEMSFLHAYYFPKKLEQIFRNWVLFEDITEKQHDRWKRTYGWFLRRVIADQGPKPLCLKSPPHAARIPTLLEMFPDAKFIHIYRNPYVVQQSNNNLWRKFLDAFALHNVEREDIEDQNFGVYTRLHERLYNDIDRIPPGQFAEVRFEDVEQNPVGEVARLYTELALPGFQTAKPHLEEYVAAQKSYRKNKYSFDAETVERIDREWRTVLDRWNYERPNVTHPSL
- a CDS encoding type I polyketide synthase, which gives rise to MSEPHSTSATPAEPLAIVGYACRLPGGITDGTSYWQLLEERRDAVTEIPEDRWSKLAYSAGPGMNGKSASRWGGFLDSIDQFEPSLFGISPREAQYIDPQQRLLLETTAEALEHAGIPAESLAGSRTGVFVGISTGDYGQIQRDRQSQRGLSAFTAQGCSLSIAANRISYCLDLRGPSFIVDTACSSALMAFDRGCKSLLDGESDMIIVGGVNVIINPETFISFSAASMLSPDGRCKAFDASGNGFVRSEGGGAIIVKRLSDAVRDRDPIQAIVLGTGANQDGRTGGISMPNPDAQEALLREVYQNSQVDPASVRYVEAHGTGTVVGDPAETTALGRVFSDGRSAEQPLIIGSVKTNIGHMEAASGIASLVKAILVLQKRQIPANLHFKTPNPHIPFEEFKLRVPTEMEAWPDDKPGVVGINSFGFGGANAHVILADPNHERTQQFNEHSPQIVRSNGHTPATNGSAIASTNGSHAHTDSDQVPFPLLITARSEDALRQRANDFRAFLADSANGSLADISYTSQMRRSHYSHRLGLVAQNADEARETLTAFLDDETRPNMHTAEAKKDEQGLVFVFCGQGPQAAQMGMDLYRREPVFRAAMDEIDTLLKDVVDWSLIEELSKDNESSQIHLTSVAQPALFAIHVGLARLWESWGVNPAAVVGHSVGEIAAAHVAGLVSLEDAVKIIGYRGISLQEHALPGQMLAAGLNEADARRLIAEFEPKVCVAAINSPDMVTLAGEAEALEAVGKELDARDIWWKALRVKHAFHSHLVAPAEESFMSAIGRINNSARTCEMVCTVTGEKVGLEGLSADYWWDNIRQPVRFAPAIETLQDMGYSNFLEIGPHPVLGASIKQCRKSDGPKPTVFASLVRKEDDQKTIRGTFVGLQTHGLTVDPSAFFPTGGNVVNLPRHPWLHERFWHESADSRQSRLRPDYHPLLGQAATAAEHEWHNSLDVSVYTWLPDHKAGGQVIFPAAGFVEMFLAAALRAEKSESVTIDDVDMLRALFLPNEAAPLTQVSADPNAGTLFMASRMNESDEAWMKHTQAMYRPMPKLEPSPLDIDAWKANAEPASAEAFYETFRQIDLEYGPTFQGVKELHRTGQSALGRIELDESLMDRANLYHVHPSLLDACFQVLLEAIPPEERADDRMFLPERIGRVHFHQSPGTAAYSEVKLTSSSAMQVTGDIRIFTIDGQPAIDILDFRCRGVISQRERERNEIGPCLHQTRWYHAPLPGSSVVAEPLAETKSLTDLVESAENVAANTWHDVPATIIGDSVAAQDRVATPYFLNALQQMGIDLKAGESVDSQALVDSGKLIEKHRPLFERCLDRLVESGEFTKTDGAWQVANNLPEPDVNAAWLDALAELPELYPHLRLIEVCGEDLAGVFSGEVDPLKLLFSEESVGLLEQVYRDQYWTRYGNTFIQRIAVELRNRLPESRPLRILEVGAGTGGTTAYMLPVLPDNQTEYWFTDLSPYFLQRAEDQFRNSDCVRYAKFDLERDPAEQDLPTGCFDIVIAADAIHGVTDLKAALGRCSSLLVDGGLLVLRELTQTRMAFDLVFGLTDGWWNYQQDPAREHSPLLTTSEWSEILSETGWESPTLPATCNETGEHAAVIVARQPNRSETKLPKVFIADKPPKEPNWLIFGDGGAAGHTLVDQLRHAGRRCVTVRDGEEFDLLDSDEFQINSANYDDFVQLKSAIGFRGGDWSIVHLTASDTDSAEITMSGLESIDDRSTHSLMHLLQVFAADEKQSPRRLLLVTRGARDVGVSTEATGPLQGGLVGLGRSAASEYRHIAIRQIDLDPLKGDENTLWAELCADDPQSEVAWRGAHRLVPRMEQIDPRTETIAADSANEVPFRLHVARPGDLGSLELLETHPAPPGPDEIQMDVHFVALNFRDILRALGRFPADDLAQIEPGDECSGIVRSVGANVTHVQPGDRIIACTAGSFRSVLTVAGARVTKVPDHLSLSAAVSMPVAYITVDHALRNVGRMQKGESVLIHSAAGGVGMAAMHIARRLGLDIYATAGTDPKRKLLPKYGVKRIMNSRSLDFYDETLAATDGRGVDAVLNSLAGKAMVRSLSCLAPYGRFLELGKRDFFENTRVGLWPFRRNVAYHAVDLSAMMGSDPASGMSLLSGLFAESADGNLAPLPTRVLPVARVQEAFRLMGQGVHIGKVVLDLTQHWGQIRRTETKPAVRSDATYLVTGAFGGAGQEVAKWLVDHGAKHLLLVSRSGPKTDAAKAFVADLESRDVTVRAECCDITDETRMAEVLKETQATMPPIGGVLHLAMVIDDAVISDLNTDRFKTVTRPKSHAAWVLHRLTKDMPLDMFVLFSSVSAAVGNFGQGNYAAANFSLEALADHRRRLGLPATAIGWGVLGEVGYVAEREDLGDSLAKLGFTAMSVDDIRKTLDVTIPAANSSFVSVRADWQTLAGRFRNLKQTPGLLTNLLANQSESGDGDASQGVRESIVSAEPKERPAKMREFVRGRVGRVLGMSPGKLALDRPISEMGLDSLMGVELASIIESDLGVAVPMSALSKDMTIERLAVTLLQSLLGTSEEIVEDESTPQAAQDSPLIPLRKGTGGASPLFVFHPAGGELRIYDDLLPQLSDEYTVFGLQATEVADGETTETLARQYADAIVQEHADGPVRLFGFSMGGLLAARTALRLEEMGRTVDFLGIVESNPADLDSTEKKERQLQKFLVETYELIRQETGFLVELEADRLERETAEVAAHFSSDAVLSWLLDGGHLSAGVPEELVGEYLRRIGLHLEMMSDDPGTPQSPLSVPLHLWSATNGLGAAESSWSRWTNQDCVHTELEAEHFSIMFPPQVSELASQLDAALAPADSETAFAAAGTTRRGNRS
- a CDS encoding glycosyltransferase; the encoded protein is MTSWEWGLVILLAVSAVQQAAATVLFWFRSRPRPTPQPEPSSLPPVAVLLPIRGIDDRLRETIRGLKNQDYPSVSVRIILDDPDGTAEPLLRDELQDAANFDIQPLVTRLTTCGLKNSAVLQAMETLPAECEVVAFIDSDVVPHETWLSELVAPLASDQADCTYGCRWYTVPDRRLGTVWRYVWCAASIVSSTVRNLPWGGSLAVRRAILDEPELRERWKHAGCEDLPLSSHLRRTKRKLQCVTRLVMVESSSCSLESYRTFVTRQMLWVRLYRPDAFWPASVIYVGTTISLWGLTIAAFLRMTQANWTILGQLLGVLAIYLGLAFGLLLLIEKRVRGLLAHRKTLARSFGIPSRLLMLAASWLTPELIFQAIVKRRIVWRGVTYDVRKPYGVQRLTRDANDTTEETTQPMMSR